In the Mycolicibacter minnesotensis genome, GTCCCGTCGGATCGGCCGGGGGTGTCGGCGGCGGTGGAGCCGGCGGATACGGCGGTCCCGGTAACCCCGACGGTGACGCAGGCGGCAATGGCGTCGGTGGAATCGGCGGCGAAGCCGGTCTCGGTTATGGCGGCAGCGGCAACGGCGGTGACGGCGGTAGCGTCGGCGGTCCGATCAGCCAGCCCCCCCGCTACTTGACGTTAAGGCTCACCCTGATCCTGCACTGAGCCGTTCGCCCTCAGCGAACGGCTCAGTGCCCCAACTCGTTCGCGCTGAGCGAACAGCTCACGGCGACACCTGGCGGAAGACCCCGTCGCTATCCGGCCGGTATGCGACCACCCCGACCACCGCTGCCGCCGGCAGCGGTCCATACAGGTGCGGGAACAACATCGCCTCAGGATCGCCCGGCACACCCGGCTCCCACCGCACCGGTGCGGCAACCTTGTCCGCGTTCACCTGCAGCAACACCAGATCCGTGCGGCCCTGATACAGCCGATTGGCGGGCAGGTGTACCTGCTGCGGGGTCGAAAGATGAACGAATCCGACGCTGTCCAACGACTCCGGACGCAGCGCCCCTGACGCCTGCGCCTGGGCCCAGTCGTCGGCGCTGCAGAGGTGCACGAAGATCTCGGCGGGCTTCATGGCACCGATCCTCCCGCACCGGCGACCGGGGTGAGACACGACACAGCCGAACCGGGGAACAACACCGAACGCTCATACGTCTGACACACTGAACGACAACCGCGAGAACGGAGGAGCCCATGAACGCGACTCTGACCAGTCCTGAACTCACCCGGGCTGATCGATGCGACCGGTGCGGTGCCGCCGCCCGGGTACGCGCCACGCTGCCCTCCGGCGCCGAACTTCTTTTCTGCCAGCATCACGCCAACGAGCACGAAGCCAAGTTGATCGCGTTGGCAGCGGTGATTCAGGTCAGCGAGCCGGCTGAGGCGTAACAGGGTCCTGCGCGCAACACGCCCGATGGCGAGATTGTGCATCGGAGCCACTCGTCAGGAATGCTGGGCTGGTCATGACTGACCAGAATCATCAGGGCCTCAAACCTTCCCGTCACCACCTGCTACGGATAGCACGACGCACGCTGGTGAAGAGTTGGGACGACTCCATCTTTGCGGAGTCGGCGCAGGCAGGTTTCTGGTCGGTGTTATCTCTGCCCCCGCTCCTGCTGGGAATGCTGGGCAGCCTGTCCTATGTGGCGCCACTGTTCGGCCCGGACACGCTGGCCACCATTCAGGATCGGCTGATCAGCTTGGCGAGCAGCTTCTTCTCCAAGAACGTCGTGGTCGAGATCATCGAACCGACGGTGCGCGACATCGTGGCCAACGCACGCGGCGAAGTGGTCTCGCTCGGATTCGTGATTTCACTGTGGGCCGGATCGTCGGCGATCTCGGCGTTTGTGGATTCGGTGGTAGAGGCACACGATCAGACCCCGTTGCGTCATCCCGTCCGGCAACGCTTCTTCGCTTTGGGTCTCTACGTGGCGATGCTGATGATTGCGGTGGCAACGGCGCCGCTGGCCGCGCTGGGTCCGCATGCGGTGGCCGAGCACCTGCCCGTTCAATTGACCGATGCGCTGCGGTTCGGCTATTACCCGGCGCTGGTGTTGGGTCTGCTGTTGACGGTGACGGTGCTCTACCGAGTATCACTGCCCAAGCCGCTTCCGTCGCACCGCCTGATTTTCGGGGCGCTGCTGGCCACCACGGTGTTCGTCGTGGCAACGGTGGGGCTGCGGATCTACCTGCGCTATATCACCAGCACCGGCTACACCTACGGTGCGTTGGCGACGCCGATCGCCTTCCTGCTGTTCGCGTTCCTGCTCGGATTCGCCATCATGCTGGGCGCGGAGTTGAATGCAGCCGTCCAAGAAGAGTGGCCGGCGCATGCCACCCACCTACACCAGCTGCGCACCTGGGTGGTGTCCCGGGCCGGCCGAACCGACGAGGACACCACTGCGGTCAAGCCTGTTTGAGGGTCGCGTAGATCTTCTTGCAGTCCGGGCAGACCGGCGAACCCGGCTTGGCCGACTTGGTGACGGGAAAGACCTCACCACACAGCGCCACCACGTGCGTACCCATGACCGCGCTCTCGGCGATCTTGTCCTTCTTTACGTAGTGGAAGTACTTCGGAGTGTCGCCATCGGTCCCGTCGTCGACGCGTTCGTCGGTATCGGTGCGCTCAAGGGTGTCGGTCTCTATGCCCATGGTGCCCATTGTGCCCAGAACTGGGGATGATCCAAAACCCCTCGTGCCTTCGAGCCCGGCGTGTGGGACAGTGGAGTGATGAGGCACGGCCCCGAACTGGGGTTCGACGACGACGGTCGGCCGGTCTTGATCACCGCGGCCGCCCCGTCCTTCGAGCAACAGCACCGCGAACGGGTACGCAAGTACCTGACCCTGATGGCGTTCCGGGTGCCTGCGCTGATCCTGGCTGCGATCGCCTACGGGATGTGGCACAACGGTCTGATCTCTGTACTGATCCTGGTGGCCTCTATACCGCTGCCATGGATGGCGGTGCTGATCGCCAACGACCGGCCGCCGCGCAGCGCCGAGGAACCTCGCCGCTACGAAGCGGCCCCCACTCGCACCCCGCTGTTCCCCACAGGCACCAGGCCCACCTTGGAACGGCCGAAGCCACCGGAACCCCCCAAATCGGGCGGTGACACCGCCGGCGAAGCGCCGTACGGTACAGGTTCTTAGCACATTCTCAAAGTCATTGCCGTATTTCCGCACGTCAGGTGGTGTGGAAATGCGATCGGCCGGGAACTCTGCACTCGTGTTCCGCGTTAACACGTGTGACAGCTGAAGCCGATCAACGGGAGGCCCGCAATGGCAAAGGCAGACGCCACCACCAGCCGGATCGACGGCGACCTGGACTCGCAGAGCCCAGCCGCCGACCTGGTGCGTGTGTACCTCAACGGTATCGGCAAGACGGCCTTGCTCAACGCCGCCGACGAGGTGGAGCTCGCCAAGCGGATCGAGGCCGGCCTGTACGCCCAGCACCTGCTCGACACGCGCAAGCGTTTCGGCGACAAGCGCAAGCGCGAACTGGCGGCGGTGGTACGCGACGGCGAGGCCGCCCGTCGGCACCTGCTTGAGGCCAACCTTCGCCTGGTGGTCTCGCTGGCCAAGCGCTACACCGGCCGCGGTATGCCTCTGCTGGATCTGATTCAGGAGGGCAACCTCGGATTGATCCGCGCCATGGAGAAATTCGACTATGCCAAGGGATTCAAGTTCTCCACCTACGCCACGTGGTGGATCCGCCAGGCCATCACCCGCGGAATGGCGGACCAGAGCCGCACCATCAGGCTTCCAGTCCACCTGGTTGAGCAGGTCAACAAGTTGGCCCGGATCAAGCGCGAGATGCACCAGCAGCTGGGTCGCGAAGCCACTGATGAAGAGTTGGCGGCCGAATCCGGCATCCCGGCGGAGAAGATCAGCGACCTGCTGGAGCACAGCCGCGACCCGGTCTCCCTCGACATGCCGGTCGGCTCCGACGAGGAGGCTCCGTTGGGCGACTTCATCGAGGACTCCGAGGCCATGTCCGCGGAGAACGCCGTGATCTCCGAACTGCTGCACACCGATATCCGCAGCGTATTGGCCACCCTCGACGAGCGTGAGCACCAGGTGATCCGCCTGCGGTTCGGCCTGGATGACGGACAGCCCCGCACGTTGGACCAGATCGGCAAGCTGTTCGGCCTGTCCCGGGAGCGGGTCCGCCAGATCGAACGCGAGGTGATGACCAAGCTGCGTCACGGCGAGCGGGCCGACCGACTGCGCTCTTACGCCAGCTGACGCCGCCCCGGGCCGCTCGAGCAGTGGCCCGGAGCGCTTGTCCCCCGCTTCGGCGGGCCGCCGACTATGCCGGTGGCCCGCCGAAGCTGCGTTATGGCCGCGCGGCGGCGTCGCTCGCTAACCGAGTACTTGGCTTGCGAAGTAGACTCAGCTGCGACGGAAGGTGCCGAATGAATGACTTGGTTGATACCACCGAGATGTACCTCAGGACGATCTACGACCTTGAGGAAGAGGGTGTCACCCCGCTGCGCGCGCGGATAGCCGAGCGACTGGAACAAAGTGGCCCGACTGTCAGCCAGACGGTATCCCGAATGGAACGCGACGGCCTGTTGAAGGTGGCCGGCGACCGGCACCTCGAACTCACCGAAAAGGGACGCACGCTGGCGGTCTCGGTGATGCGCAAGCATCGGCTGGCTGAGCGCCTGCTGGTCGATGTGATCGGCCTGCCGCTGGAAGAAGTGCATGCTGAGGCCTGCCGCTGGGAACACGTGATGAGCGAGGATGTCGAACGGCGCCTGGTTCAGGTTCTCGACAACCCGACGACGTCGCCTTTCGGCAACCCCATCCCCGGACTCCCCGACCTCGGCTTCGGCGCGGGCTCCGCCGGCTGGGACTCTGACCTGGTGCGGCTGACGGAGTTGCCGGCCGGCTCCCCGGTCGCGGTGGTGGTGCGCCAGCTGACCGAACACGTGCAGGGTGACATCGACCTGATCACCCGGCTCAAAGAGGCCGGTGTGGTTCCCAACGCCCGGGTGACCGTGCAGGCCGATGGCGACGACGGCGTAACCATCGTGATTCCCGGACACGCTGACGTCAGCCTGCCCTACGAGATGGCACACGCCGTCAAGGTCCAGAAGGTCTGACCACACCACCTCAGCCGGCCCGCCGCCCCAGGCCCTGCCCCTGCCGCCCAGGTAGTTGCACCCCCATCTGCTCCGCCAACCGATAGCCGGTATCGGCCAGCCCGCGGATCCGTTCCGGCCGCAGCCCTGACTGCAACGCAGTGTCGAGTAGGCCTGCCATCCGATGCTCCGGTGCGCCACGTAGTGCCGCCTCCAGAGCTACGCCGGCCAGCGGCCCATCGCCGCGCGAGTAGGCGCTGAAGGCCAGCAGAACCAGCGCTTCGGCCCGCCACGGCGGCGGCAGGGTCCGGGCCAACTCCGACCAGAGCAGCTCTGCTGCTGCGGCGTGTTCTCCAATCGCCAATGCACACAACGTGTCCCGGACCCTCACGTCAGTAAGCGGGCATCCGATCCGAGCCAGCTCCACGTCTGTGGGTTCGCGTCCGCCCGCCAGTGCGGCGACAGCGGTCAGGGCGTGCTCGATGTCGCGTCGGGCCCGGTCGCGGGTATCAGCACCCTCAGCCACGCGTTGCGCCACGGACTCGTCGATCACCGCAGCCACCGCGGCGCAACGCGCCGGATCACCGGGGGCGATCACCGCCTGCAGATCTGACCGGCGGGCATAGAGCCGCCTGCCTTCCAGCACTGCGGCGGCCGCCAACGGTGACGCGTCCGGGTCGTCGACCGGACCACCGGCGCCGCATCCGTCCGCGCAATGCCACCGTCCTCCGGCGGCGATCCGGTCCACCACATGGGCGCTCAGCAGCACGATGTCGCGGTCTGCCAACTCCTCGCACAGTGCGGCGACCAGCCGGCGGTGTTGGTCGTTGCAGGCCGGGCAGCGCGCCCCCTGGGCGTCGACGATCACGGCGATGGCCGCTGCCGGCGCGGCGGCCGCAGCGACCTCCGCGACCCGCCCGGCGAGATCGGCGAGCGCGTCGGCGAGGTCGACCCGCAGCACCGAGCCCAGCTCACCGCCGTCCACCGCCACCAGGATCAGCGATTTCTCCGGGACGAAGCCGAGGATGGCCGGTAGCCCCGCGATGAGGGCTCCGGGCCGATTGAGGGTGAATTCCGGTTGCGTGGTTGTCATGCCAACCACGTTGACGATCACCCCCGTCACCAAGGGCGCGTCCGTGCCTTCCCGGTTGCCCGGTTGGGGATGACCCGATGACTGTGAATAAATGCCGTTGCTCGCTCAGAGGTCGATCACAACTGGCCCGCGGGGGCGTGAGCAGCAGATCAAGATATTGCCCTCGGCGGGTGGTTCCAGCGGTTGCGGGTCATAGTCGACGGCGCCCGACAGCAATGCCGTCTCGCAGTTGTGGCATACCCCGGTTCGACACGACCATCGCGTGGCGATGTCGCAGGCTTCAGCGAACTCGAGCAGGCTGGTGCTGGGTGGACCCCAAGGCGCCGCCAGTCCACTGCGGGCAAATTGCACGTCGGGACCGCGGCCGGGCGGCCCAGCAGGAACGTGCGGGGCGATCGACGTCACGGCGATGCCAGGTGTGAGCGGAGCTGCGGCACCGAAGGTTTCGGAGTGCACTCGCGCGGGATCCAGCCCGGAGGTCACCAGGCCCGCGGTGATCTCGTTCATGAATTCCGAGGGGCCACAGAGATAGACCTCCGCGTCGCGTGGCAGACCGAGGCCGACGATCGCCGAGCCAGACAGCCGGCCCTGCTCGGAGAAGTCGAGGCCCTGTCGGTCTTCTGTGGTTGGACGGCTGTAGAAGATGTGCGAATGGCTGCCCGGCAGTTGATTCAGCAGGCGGCGGCTCTCTGCGGCAAAGGGATGCTCGGTCCCCTCGCGGGCGCCGTGCAGCCACCAGACCTCCCGTTCCGAGTGGGTCGCGGCAAGCTGGTGCAGCATCGAAAGCACCGGCGTCACCCCCACCCCGGCCGAGAGCAGGATCAGTGGTGACGCCGTGTCGCGAAGGAAGAAGGTCCCTCGGGGTGCGGCGACGTCGACGAGATCACCGGGATGAACGTGGGCGTGAATCTGGCCGCTGGCCAATCCATGTGGCTCGCGCTTGACGCTGATCCGGTATTCCGCCGACCCTGGTGCGTTCGACAGCGAGTAGTTGCGGACCACTACGGCACCGTCGACCTGGGTGCGAAGCCGCACAGCGATCGACTGGCCCGGAAGCCATTCCGGTAATGCCGCGCCATCGGGGTCGTTCAACGAGATCGAGCGAACGTGCCGGCTCTCGTCGTGGACCGCGCTGACACGTAGCCGGCGAAACCCAGGCCACGCCGGCGGCGGACCGGCCGCAGCCGCAGTCAGACCGACATTGCCCGCCGATCCAGCTGGCGTCTGCGGCTGCTCCGACAGCGCCTGCAGGGACTGCTTCCAGCCGGGGCTCAGCGCCGGAATGCGCAGGGCCCGCTGGAGAACGTCGCGGGGATGTCCGGGCAGGTAGAGCAATGCGTCGATCTGGGCGACCGAAATCTGTTCCGGCCCAGCGCTGACCTTGATGATCTCCTGGCCGGCCTCCACCTCACCTTCCTCGATCACCCGGCAGTAAAAGCCGGGTCGCCCGTGCTCGACCAGCAGGGCCGCCATTCGCGGTTCGCCGATCCGCATCCCGGCGCGGTAGCAGGTGACCCGCGGCTGGGTGACTTCCAAGACAGCCTGTCCGATCCGGTATCGGTCACCGATGCAGACTTGATCGTCGGGCAGTCCCTCGACGGTGAGGTTCTCCCCCAACAGACCCGGCACCAGATCCCGACGCTGGAGAACCTGAGCCCAGTGCTGGTAGGAATCAACCTGATAGACCAGAACCGCACGGTTCTCACCGCCATGGCCGGCCAGGTCACCCTGACCGTCGCCGTCTACGTTGAGCCTGCGGATCATCCGGGGTCCGGGCACCGGCTGTTTCCACGCACCGGTGTAGACGGTGCGCCGGTTCCAGGTGACATTCTGCGGCATCCCGACGTTCACCGAAGTCAGTGTGGCCACCACCATCTCCTCTAGCCGGTCACCGGAAAGTGCCACCGAGGCGCCGCACTGCCGACCATTGCGGCTGGTGAATTAATTTGGGCCACAATCACTCTAATCGTCGGAGTGCAACATGCTGCGCAGCTCGGCGTTCTCGGCCTGCAGTCCGGCGAGCTGCTCGCGCAACGGAGCCAGGTGCGCCTCCAGCTCTGCCACGGTGAACCGCGCAGTGATGTGTTGCGGACAGTTCCAGTCGAAAGCCTCGACGTCAACCACGACTGCCCGCTCGACGACAGCGTCATAAGCGGGATCGGCGAGTC is a window encoding:
- a CDS encoding DUF3039 domain-containing protein, whose amino-acid sequence is METDTLERTDTDERVDDGTDGDTPKYFHYVKKDKIAESAVMGTHVVALCGEVFPVTKSAKPGSPVCPDCKKIYATLKQA
- a CDS encoding DUF4192 domain-containing protein, with translation MTTTQPEFTLNRPGALIAGLPAILGFVPEKSLILVAVDGGELGSVLRVDLADALADLAGRVAEVAAAAAPAAAIAVIVDAQGARCPACNDQHRRLVAALCEELADRDIVLLSAHVVDRIAAGGRWHCADGCGAGGPVDDPDASPLAAAAVLEGRRLYARRSDLQAVIAPGDPARCAAVAAVIDESVAQRVAEGADTRDRARRDIEHALTAVAALAGGREPTDVELARIGCPLTDVRVRDTLCALAIGEHAAAAELLWSELARTLPPPWRAEALVLLAFSAYSRGDGPLAGVALEAALRGAPEHRMAGLLDTALQSGLRPERIRGLADTGYRLAEQMGVQLPGRQGQGLGRRAG
- a CDS encoding DUF7455 domain-containing protein, translated to MNATLTSPELTRADRCDRCGAAARVRATLPSGAELLFCQHHANEHEAKLIALAAVIQVSEPAEA
- a CDS encoding DUF3099 domain-containing protein — encoded protein: MWDSGVMRHGPELGFDDDGRPVLITAAAPSFEQQHRERVRKYLTLMAFRVPALILAAIAYGMWHNGLISVLILVASIPLPWMAVLIANDRPPRSAEEPRRYEAAPTRTPLFPTGTRPTLERPKPPEPPKSGGDTAGEAPYGTGS
- a CDS encoding DUF952 domain-containing protein; this translates as MKPAEIFVHLCSADDWAQAQASGALRPESLDSVGFVHLSTPQQVHLPANRLYQGRTDLVLLQVNADKVAAPVRWEPGVPGDPEAMLFPHLYGPLPAAAVVGVVAYRPDSDGVFRQVSP
- a CDS encoding YihY/virulence factor BrkB family protein, translated to MTDQNHQGLKPSRHHLLRIARRTLVKSWDDSIFAESAQAGFWSVLSLPPLLLGMLGSLSYVAPLFGPDTLATIQDRLISLASSFFSKNVVVEIIEPTVRDIVANARGEVVSLGFVISLWAGSSAISAFVDSVVEAHDQTPLRHPVRQRFFALGLYVAMLMIAVATAPLAALGPHAVAEHLPVQLTDALRFGYYPALVLGLLLTVTVLYRVSLPKPLPSHRLIFGALLATTVFVVATVGLRIYLRYITSTGYTYGALATPIAFLLFAFLLGFAIMLGAELNAAVQEEWPAHATHLHQLRTWVVSRAGRTDEDTTAVKPV
- a CDS encoding metal-dependent transcriptional regulator, with the protein product MNDLVDTTEMYLRTIYDLEEEGVTPLRARIAERLEQSGPTVSQTVSRMERDGLLKVAGDRHLELTEKGRTLAVSVMRKHRLAERLLVDVIGLPLEEVHAEACRWEHVMSEDVERRLVQVLDNPTTSPFGNPIPGLPDLGFGAGSAGWDSDLVRLTELPAGSPVAVVVRQLTEHVQGDIDLITRLKEAGVVPNARVTVQADGDDGVTIVIPGHADVSLPYEMAHAVKVQKV
- a CDS encoding MOSC and FAD-binding oxidoreductase domain-containing protein, coding for MATLTSVNVGMPQNVTWNRRTVYTGAWKQPVPGPRMIRRLNVDGDGQGDLAGHGGENRAVLVYQVDSYQHWAQVLQRRDLVPGLLGENLTVEGLPDDQVCIGDRYRIGQAVLEVTQPRVTCYRAGMRIGEPRMAALLVEHGRPGFYCRVIEEGEVEAGQEIIKVSAGPEQISVAQIDALLYLPGHPRDVLQRALRIPALSPGWKQSLQALSEQPQTPAGSAGNVGLTAAAAGPPPAWPGFRRLRVSAVHDESRHVRSISLNDPDGAALPEWLPGQSIAVRLRTQVDGAVVVRNYSLSNAPGSAEYRISVKREPHGLASGQIHAHVHPGDLVDVAAPRGTFFLRDTASPLILLSAGVGVTPVLSMLHQLAATHSEREVWWLHGAREGTEHPFAAESRRLLNQLPGSHSHIFYSRPTTEDRQGLDFSEQGRLSGSAIVGLGLPRDAEVYLCGPSEFMNEITAGLVTSGLDPARVHSETFGAAAPLTPGIAVTSIAPHVPAGPPGRGPDVQFARSGLAAPWGPPSTSLLEFAEACDIATRWSCRTGVCHNCETALLSGAVDYDPQPLEPPAEGNILICCSRPRGPVVIDL
- a CDS encoding sigma-70 family RNA polymerase sigma factor; this encodes MAKADATTSRIDGDLDSQSPAADLVRVYLNGIGKTALLNAADEVELAKRIEAGLYAQHLLDTRKRFGDKRKRELAAVVRDGEAARRHLLEANLRLVVSLAKRYTGRGMPLLDLIQEGNLGLIRAMEKFDYAKGFKFSTYATWWIRQAITRGMADQSRTIRLPVHLVEQVNKLARIKREMHQQLGREATDEELAAESGIPAEKISDLLEHSRDPVSLDMPVGSDEEAPLGDFIEDSEAMSAENAVISELLHTDIRSVLATLDEREHQVIRLRFGLDDGQPRTLDQIGKLFGLSRERVRQIEREVMTKLRHGERADRLRSYAS